Proteins encoded by one window of Electrophorus electricus isolate fEleEle1 chromosome 17, fEleEle1.pri, whole genome shotgun sequence:
- the dusp11 gene encoding RNA/RNP complex-1-interacting phosphatase, producing MTLRNTLSAASKIMSPKKKSAIPDRWTDYAAVGKRIPGTRFIAFKVPLKQSLRNRLSQSEAFGPFDLLDLLEKEGQELGLVIDLTFTTRYYQPQDLPETLHYLKIFTAGHEVPSDDTILSFKKAVRRFLHENQTNDKLIGVHCTHGLNRTGYLVCRYLIDVDGVEPHRAIDLFNDCRGHAIERQNYLDDLRSGPKRSNVGMEVPDQEPVQGGAKHWKPNPPSSSARRPHPRPGPQPHFPFTRGPRPEHLHYQDHFVSYHQRGVNHQMRFGLLATPPCFPPSQGLWPRGQALQGTRGNQYPAPAPSPYPTLMPRYTIGEPWGGPSSFSLMDQVESREHRTKPRHRRGKTLKKKT from the exons ATGACTCTGCGAAATACGTTGTCTGCCGCTTCGAAGATTATGTCTCCGAAAAAGAAAAGTGCAATTCCTGACAG ATGGACTGATTACGCAGCAGTGGGCAAACGGATCCCCGGCACGCGCTTTATTGCCTTTAAAGTTCCTTTAAAACAG TCGTTGAGAAATCGTTTAAGTCAGTCGGAGGCTTTTGGACCATTTGATCTGTTAGATCTGTTGGAGAAGGAGGGTCAGGAGTTGGGCCTGGTCATTGATCTAACCTTCACCACACGCTACTACCAGCCCCAG GATTTACCAGAGACGTTACACTACCTGAAGATTTTTACAGCAGGACACGAAGTCCCAAGTGATGACACCATTCTGAGTTTCAAAAAGGCAGTGCGAAGGTTTCTGCATGAGAACCAAACCAACG aCAAACTCATTGGAGTTCATTGCACACATGGGTTAAATCGAACTGGCTATCTAGTGtgcag ATACCTCATTGATGTTGACGGTGTTGAGCCTCATCGGGCCATTGACT tgtttaaCGACTGCCGAGGGCATGCCATCGAGAGACAGAACTACCTGGATGATCTGCGGTCTGGGCCCAAGCGCAG CAATGTGGGCATGGAGGTACCTGACCAGGAGCCCGTACAGGGTGGGGCCAAACACTGGAAACCCAACCCACCTTCCTCCTCAGCGAGGAGACCACACCCACGGCCAGGCCCACAGCCCCACTTTCCTTTCACCAGAGGACCACGTCCAGAACACCTGCACTACCAGGAtcattttgt ATCGTATCATCAGAGGGGTGTGAACCACCAGATGAGGTTTGGCCTCCTGGCCACGCCCCCTTGCTTCCCACCTTCGCAGGGTCTGTGGCCCCGCGGACAGGCCCTGCAGGGCACGAGAGGCAACCAATACCCTGCACCTGCACCCtcaccctaccccaccctaaTGCCACGCTACACCATTGGGGAGCCGTGGGGAGGACCTTCGTCGTTTTCCCTGATGGACCAGGTGGAGAGCAGGGAACATCGTACGAAGCCCCGGCACAGGCGTGGGAAAACACTGAAGAAGAAGACCTGA